The sequence GGAGAAGGAGAGAGTGGCAGGGATGTAATTTGGGGGATTTCCATATGGCAAGATGGAGAAAATACTCGAATCGTGGGTTTCAGGAGACTGTATTCGGGATTTGGAACCTTGAAGCCCTCATTGGCTCCTAATCTGAGCCTGTCAGATAGCCGATGTGGTGAATTAAAattccataattaattaatttaaaattaataaattaacttctttaccaaaatatttgtcatataaataaattggtCTCATGCTCTTTTTAAAGTCTTTGGCTGTGGTATTAACTTTAGGTGCGTAAGAATCAGTTGTAAAAAGCAATTGTTAAGTAATTTCACCCACTTTGTTTCGGAATTTGGtcttttattttgaagtatttttgaTAGCTTCAATTGATTTCTTTCGTAATTTGTAATTACATATTAGGCCTAGATAAAAATTAACAATCAAGTTGGAATTTGATTGATATAATGAATGTCTCTATTTGATCATTTGATTCCTTTGAGAATGAGTTTGACCCGAGCCTCAACTTCGATCTTAACTTGTATTAAATCTATGCTTGGACTTGACATATATTTTGCATGGACTTACGTTTTTTTCATATCTTGGACTTATATTATAATCTATTTGACAGTAATTTCAAAAAGTGTTTTGTAGGAGCTCACACttttaggtggtatttgttttttggatgaatagaaaaagccaagtattttggctttttctatttagctaaAAGTAACCTGTTGATATCGTTCAACATAATTAAACTGAACTTATTGAgaacaagttcactttagttatgttgAACGATGTTAAAAGATTACTTttagcttaatagaaaaaactaaatattctaattttttctattcggttaaaaaacaaacatcacctagtttaaaaagcaaaatttacgaaacacttttaaattttttaaaaaatcacttaatgGTATTTTATAGAGTAACACTTTGGAGGTGATTCTTCTATAAACACTtcgattaaaaacatttcaaatagaAACACTTTCAAATGCACTTTTAGATTTCATTTGGCAATATTTCCGTTCAAAGTGTGTTTTagtgaaagtattttttttctaacaactTTTTTAAGATAAACAACTATTAAATTTTCTCCAAACAATActataagttatttttcaaatttttaaaaatgtttcataaattttaccaaacactcaggggtttgtttggcaattattttccataacaattttctatttcccaaaaaaaaaaaaaaaaggaaaaaatatttaacaatcaaaaactaattttattttatttttttaaatagtgtttttataaaacattttttaattattttttattaatttcactttttttagtattattttaaaaaataattatataagcatgtagagtgattaaaaataaaacattatacataaaaattatgtttaaaacatatttaaaagtattaaaaacaaattgaaaacattttaagtttccaCACTGATTTTATTatacaaaacatcaaataatagttttccaaaattattatcaaaaacagttttttataactgttttttaaaacacttttttataactaaaagtgtttttacttgaaatatttttagtagaaataTTTTCTCTTGAAGTGTGTTTACGAAAATCATTTACTAATTGTTtctctataaaataatataaatgattttttaaccctataaataatttttcagatttttaaaaatattttttaaattttgtcaaacacctaattttttttttcaaaaatactttttaaccTAAAAGCATTTCTTATAATCACTATTAATTCTTCCACACTAcatgtgatttttcaaaattttaaaaagtgttttttaaatttgatcaaacatttacttttgtttttcaaaaacaactttcaaactaaaaagacctatcaaacaaactcttagaCTTTGGGACGGATTAAGCTTTTGGGTGTCTTGAGTGTGAGTTTAAACATAGCATGTCTTTGACGGGCTTAAATCTTAATTTAGCTCACGTTTCACTCACGACATGAATGTTTTATATCATGTTAAGAAAATATCTTAAACATGATTTTCGCATcttcaaaattaatattctaAGACTTGAAAAACTTTATGAACCCTCTCGAGTTTTCTTCAACTATTTTCAAGCATGGAAACCTTCTCACATCTACCAGTGCATTGGAAGCTAGAACACCTCTTATTAATCAgaaatatatttgtatattttttattggttataaatcaattaacattttaaaatattttaagaaaaaattaaatggttTTGACCCtcaaagtttttattattatttaattaaacttaatgtttaagagaaatttgaaaatgcatattCGAATGccctttaatttattaaattttatggtaTTTAGTTGCTTATATACACCTTTTGTGTTTTCCCTCAAAGGCGCTAAGATGGTTCTCACATACTTCTTCAATTTCGAAAAGCCTCCCATTTTGCCTTTGACTCGAAGTACTTCTTACcatttgtaataatattttttgacaCATACTACCTACACAAAAATATATGAGGAGATTAAAAACACATTTCTAGTACATTTATTAGAACAACTTTCTTATCGAGGATAAGTACTCTTTGAAGGAAGTTTTCATGCatcaaatttcttaaattttgtaagACTCGTgtaattgtcatttttttttacctcaagACATGCAAATGCAATATCAAATATATACACTCTATCAATGTTACACCAATTACTTCAAGTAAAGACATTTGATATTCATTCATCTTGTAAGTGTAACCCATAATCAACACCGTTAAGAAGACTGGTAACAAATGAATGGATCATGGGTGTCCACAAACAATAGATCTATTATACGATTATTATGGTCATTCATTTCATGCCATTTGATGTAGTTCAACTCCATTAACTTGCTTATCAACAGTTGCATTTGTGACCTCCCACcatattcaattatttatgtTTATGCTCTACATTGTCAGTAATTCCCAATGTGctataattaaaatcatatatttgctttaaattatttagCATCTCTTTTAGTTTAACATTACGTTTTGACAATTCAACTAaagtattaatttattattagacTTAAACGATCAACAAAATAATATCCTTCAAGATATTGTTGTCCGATGCGGTTGTGTTCTTTACATTTAACATACAATATACTATCATCATCATTTGGCAAATTTGCACTTTTAGGAGTAAATATACACCCACAATTTTTCCTCTCTGTTagtcttcatttatttatttttctctcatttattcTTATATTCAATGTTAGCCTTTGTTGAACCTTTATATACTCCACTTCTTTCACAAGCAACAGCATTTGTAGACTTTTGTCCACAAAGTCCATGTATATTAATTGCCAATTATAATAATCATTCCATTTCATTTATATGGTCTCTCGTACCCATTAGAACGATGAGTCATTTTTTACGTTAGATTTTGTCCATTATGAAGATACTTAGGTAGTATATCATTACCAAATATTAGATTAAATTGATTTTCCCTAGGTTTCGTTGGCTATTCTTGTACAAACTTTGCTTATCTCTTTAGGTTATCTAGCCTAAGATATGTATTAGGAGGTATTgttcaaattgatttatttatttatgtaaaaaaccGAGATATAGTCGGACATCCTAAAAGATGTTTGTGTCCTTAAAGGTGTTTGAAAATACAACTCCAAACACTTTTTGAGGTCACTCAatttttaagctaaaaaaaaagtagtaaaaaaaatattagtcaaaATTTTGAGGTCACTCCCTTTTTAAGCTAATaaaagtagtaaaaaaaaaaagtagtgaaAATCAtacctttacacttctcaatgAAGACATGGAAAGAGAACCaatagaggggaaaaaaaacaactttcttcATATCATTTGTTAGGATTATGAAGACATGGAAATAGAatagatgaaatgaaaaaaaaaaaaaaaaagaagaggaaaattaGTATGTATTGACTTTaggactatgtttggttttcaaaaaaaagatgaaaatagaaaagaaaattataatgaaagaaaatagcgaattaaaataaaaatatatttaaaattaaataattatttttatatattacataaaatttatttaacttatctTAACTACtctatgtaaaaattaaataattttaaaatatataaaatttcaattaatttatattaaattttattttctttaatatttttttatgttaaaatcaaacataaaaaatatttttttaaaattatgtttgattttcgaCAAATTTGAGGGGTATAAATTAtaactcaataaattattattatttattatttaaaatttattttaaatcatcaacatattttatcttaaaatgcacaagtttttaagtaattttaattatatttaattttatttaacatttttcaaccaaagaaaattaattttcttaatattttttttgaaacaaacataacataatgtttttttttcttttcataattcCTTCCCGAACTACTTTTGGTTTTTTCCAATACaccatatttttcattaaaaaaataaatcatgatTAAAGTGTAGAGAATATGGGCCGATTCCAAATTCAAAGTGCAGCCCACTCTCAAGGCCTAGACAATAAAGCTACAGAAGTGCCGCGAGGCAGAAGAAAGCCCACCGACACCGAGGGCTTGGCTTCACAAAACACATCTTCACGCGTTGCATATCGGACGGAGGTGTTTCTCTGAAAAGTCGAAAACAAGCTGCAACAAAGAAGACACATCAGAGGAGAGAAACAGATAGAGGGGCAAACATGGGGTTACAGTGGATGGTACTTGGCTACGTCGTGGCGGCGGAGGCTGCAATAGCACTTGTCATAACACTGCCATCGCCAAAGCTCGTGAAATCTCGGATCGTCTCTCTCGTATCACTTCTCCTCAGTCCCCTCGCCGGCGTCATCCCCTTCGCCGCTTTCCAGCTTCTAGGCTCGTCTCCGATCCGCCCTCAATCTCCAATTATCTCCAATTTATAGGATTTAGGGCACGGAATTAATTGAAATGAATGTCTATTACGATTGTGATTGTCATTATGTTTATTAGGATAATGATTGTGTTTCAGATATCTATTGGAAGAATGAGCACCGACTGATTTGTACGTCGGAAACCTGCACCGCAGGTGAAAGAGATCGATACGAGAAATCGGTATGCtgtcgtttttgtttttgtacatTTGGTTTGGGAATTCTGGTTACTTATTGAAAACTTAGAAGATTTGCCCTCTATATAGTCATATTTAGTCTGACCAATGCTAGTCTCAATAGTTTGCTTAGTACTGTCTGCTAGTTACAAGACTAATGTCTCCGCGAAATGGACGTTtagttcactttttttttttttttttctttttctgtcaTCATCCAAAATTGTCCAGATTCCAACTTCTTTTATTTCGTTGGGCTGGGTGGAAATGAcagcttaattttaaaaaccttGAATCTTGTTATAAGAGAAATGCAAGAactcatttatttcttttactttttgtcaaattagtaaaaataattacagaATGGCTGGAAAATCCCCTTTCCTCCCATTTTGGCTGAATTTCAGGTACTACAATTTAAACTCGATTTAATTGGGTGCCTTGTGCGAGTTTGAATTTGGCTGTCTGTATGCCACCAGTTGCTTTGTATTAAAACCATAGTTATAAAGTAGGCATAAATAGGCACGTGAAGAACTTTTTGGATTtgtatgcaattttttttttccattttttttggggaaaaataacattcaacaaaattttattgttgTTGATCAATCCCAACTATTTATATGGGCAGTGGGTCTGATGAGCTGTGAGCAGTGATTAGGATATGTGTGTGAAACTGATCTTAACTGCTAATCATGTTCAAACTGTATTCTGCATTGTTTTTACCTGAATATAATTCTCAGGAGATTCCCACAGCTACCAGTGAAGTTCCAGTTCGCTGGGTTGTCTACCATCTTCATTAAGTAGGACAACAAGTGGGGGCATCAAATCATGGATGTTTCTGCTACAACAAATCATACATTCTATAGAGGAGAAGTTAATTTGTAAAAGAAGGGAATTCCTCAGAAATGTCCATATTGctattttcaattcaaaattgttGATTGTTTTGAGATCGTAGTTTTAGTAGGAATGTCATAGAAACAGATATTTGATTAGGCTGGTGTTGGCTTTTAGAGCTTTCTACTCTTTTCTGGTCTCAGGGGGGTTCAAAGGCTTTCCTTGCTAGAGTTGTTTGGAATCCATGGGTCCCAACAAGAGTTGGTTTTTTTGTGCATGGGAAGCAGCTTGGCAAAGGATCCTGACATTAGATTGGTTGAAGAGGGTGGGGGATGTTTTGAAAGGATAAAGGCAGTCTTGAGGCATTTTACATAAATGAGGTGAGGCATAAGCCTTGAGGTTGAACGAGGCAGAAGCCTcaacttaaacaaataaataataaaaaattatcaaaaaataaaaacatactCATAAAGTcacaataaaattgaagaataaaaaagacTTAAGcttcataattataaaattaataatatactATACTATtgtttgttataaaaaaattaattattttcattgttaatagttctaatttaattactttttcCAACATAAAATTTAGCCATCTCTCATggttttacaaaatagttttcaatattACTGATGCTATCACTAGGGTCCTCCAAGGAATATAATCAtatccaattttttatattatccttcCCAATAGTGTTAATATCTATCCATTCTTCTTTTTCGTCTACCAATTGTAGTGGTATCgttttttatctatcaataattAGATTATATATGAGATCAACCACTAGGACAATCAACAATTCTCTTATTCTTCTCAATCTCTTTTTTTCGCTTCTATTTAAAATGTTAATTGAAAGTTAAGTAAATCCTCATTTTGTAAAAGGTTTAACCAAGTAGGGACCGAATACTAAATTCAGGAAATTTATATTAGAAGTCCCCAAAAGCAATAGATGATAGAACCTGTTAAAACtcattaaatattgaaatttaagcctcttttaaaatatataagaaaagcCCATAAAGGTTGAAAACCGTTTGAATATATGTGGCTTAGGCCTCAACAGCTTCGCGGAGAAAATCAAAGAGTGGTGGTAGTCTTATAATTTTAGGGGTAGCCCTAGCTTTGTGCTCTCTAGAAAATTACAGGCTTTGAATAGTGATCTGAAGAAGTAGAATAAATAGGTGTTCGGGAATGTCTCAGCTAGGAAGGATTCGATTCTAGAGTTGATAAACTATTGGGATAGTATAGAAAGATTAAGACCCCTGTTTGAAGACGATAAGATAAGCTAGAGAAATGCCAAAGATGAGTACAGTCACCTAGCTATTTTAGAAGAAACTTCTTGGAGGCAAAAGTCAAGGGCGCTCTGGCTAAAGGAAGGAGATGGCTAATGCTAGGAGAAATGGAAATTTCATTAGTAGCCTCACCATTAGTGGAATCCGCTTGGAAAAAGAGGAAGAGCTTAAATAAGGCATTTTTCCCACTTTAGGGAAATGTTTAAGGAACCTCAAGTAAGAAGACCTGATATGGCAATTGAACTCTTCAAGAGCAttgtgtcacaggatgcttcaaataaccctccccatgggcttatataggaggagggaaacttctggagactcctggagccatctacactaagccattggtgggaagagtgtggaaggttctagagatgcctagagatgtccataCATCtttacactatggtggaaggcatgagaggagttcAAGGCTTTCTAGAAGATTCTAAAGATCTCTTGCATATTCTTGtaacatagggttgtacatagattagtgtagggagttctagaatattcttgatttgtaaggaaccctccaaggttccagataattccattggtgcctataaataggtgagaccctcatttggccaaggcaccacccaaatcacttcctaaccaagcaagtgagcttccaagcacttgtaaaggctttcttgagttaatagagcttccattctttaaggagttgcctaccaagcttcttaagcttttgagtcgcgaatgtcttagcctagcaagctaagcattggggagcaaggctgacttagcaagatcaagcgtcttggcttacctaagtgccgcacgagcttagtgaacgactaagtccgtgacaattGACTCAACGGACAGAGGTCTTAGAGGGCCCTTTTTCGGAGGAGGAAGTGACCTCAGCTCTAGCAGATTTGGGAGGTGACAAAACCCCTGGGCTAGACGGGTTTTCTTTGgctttttggaaattttgttggCCTACAATGGGTAGAGAAGTGATGCAGTCTTTTAAGGAGTTTCATGTGCAGAATTCCATGACTCATAGTCTTAATGCAACATTCTTAGTTCTCATCTCTAAGAAAAGAGGGGTAGGTGACGTGAAGGACTTTAGACCAATTAGCCTGCTAGGGAGCCTTTATAAACTTCTTTCAAAAGTCCTAACTAACAAATTGAAAAGGGTGATGGGTAAAGTGGTGTCAAATAGTCAGAATGCTTTTTGTGGGGGGTAGACAAATCTTGGATGCTGTTTTGATTGCAAATGAGGCGGTTGATTCAAGGAAGGGTAGCTCTGATGCGGGTTTAgtttgcaaattggatatagaaaagACTTATGATCACGTTAGCTGGAAGTTTCTTCTTTCAATCTtagaaaaatgggttttggccCCAAGTGGAGACAGTGGATTCACTTCTGCATTTCCACTGTGAGAATGGCGGTTTTGGTTAATGGTAGCCCCACAAATTTTTTCCTGACCTCTAGAGAGCTATGGCAAGGGGACCCTCTTTCACCCTATCTTTGTGTTGGTGATGGAGGCTCTAGGCAGTTTAATTGCTAAGGTTGATCAAAGAGGGTTTATTAGGGGCTTCAAGATTGAGGGTAGAGGGGAAATTGAGAATCAAGTTTCACACCTTTTGTTTTCCGATGATACCCTTCTTTTTCGTGAGGATGATGTAGATCAGctaaatttttggaaatggatTATCATGTGTTTTGAATTGGTGTTAgacttgaaaataaatttgcaaaaaaattaagttattcCTATAGGGGAGACAGTGGATGTGAATAGAGCAACTTTTCTTTTTGGGTGTAGAGTAGGAAAGCTTCCCACATCTTATCTAGGATTACCCCTTGGGGCCCTTAATAAGCATTGTGGTTTTTGGGACTCAATTGAGGAAAGGTTTAAAAGGATAGTTGTTTGGAAAAAACACTACCTTTCCAAAGGAGGAAGACTTGTCCTTTTAAAGAGCACTCTTTCAAAtctccttatttattttatgtccctCTTTGTTATTCCTAGAAAAGTGAGAATTAGATTAGAGAGaattcaaagagactttttaTGGGGAGATTTGGGAGAAAGGAACAAGATCCACTTGGTAAAATGGTCAAATGTGTGTAAGGCTAAAAATTTTGGAGGCTTGGGGATAAGAAGATTGCATAGTCTCAATCAAGCTTTGCTAGGCAAATGGCTATGGAGATTCTTTGTAAGTGTGAAAGTTTGTGGAAGAAGATCATTTGTGGAAAGTTCGAGGAGGTGGAGAGGGGTTGGACTACTAGAGTGTGGAAGGAGTCCTTTGGGATGGGCCTTTGGAAGGACATTAGAAAAGGATGGGAAGAGTTTAATGCTAGAACTTCTATTCGTATAGGAAATGGTAACCGTACAAGCTTTTGGTGGGACATTTAGGCAGGAGACTTCAAGCTAAAAGATGTTTACCCTACTATTTTAGGAATAGCATCCCATAAAAATGCTACAGTTGCAAAATCTTGGAAAAGAGAAGGGGATGAAGGGGGGTGTTGGGAGGTTCATTTTAGAAGACCCTTCCAAGATTGGGAGGTAGAGTAGATGACTCGCTTTTTGGGTTCTCTTGACCTGTTAAAAGTGCAAGAAGGTGAGGACACTTTATGTTGGAAAGAAGATAGGAGAGGATTGTTCAGTGTCAGGCCTTATTATTGTTCTCTAAGTGGGGaaactaattttgtttttcccgaGAAGGAGGTTTGGGGATCCAGTGCTCCTCTCAGAAtttgcttttttgcttgggaagctgtTTGGGGGAAGATCCTAACTGTAGACACCTTAATGAAGAGGGGATGACAAATGGTCAATAAATGTAATCTTTGTAAAGAGAGTGAAGAATCGACCGGTCACATTCTGATTCATTGCGCCAAGACAAGAGAGCTTTGGATCTTTTTATTAGCCCTCTTTGAGGTGACTTAGGTATTTCCAGATTCAGTAAGAAGTTTCCTCCTCCAATGGAAAGTTAAGGGGTTTCAAAAGAAGAATAGAGTAGTTTGGCGCTTGGCTCCCATTTGCTTATTTTGGTGTGTTTGGAAAGAGCGTAATCGAAGAACCTTCAAAGATGAAGAACTCTTTGACTAGGGTTTAAAGGATCTCTTCTTTCAGACTCTTTTTGAGTGGACAAGGGATTCTTTGGAGTTGGATTTCCCCTCCATGTTGATTTTCCTAGATACTCTTTGTTGTGGTTAActttgctttgttttgtttgtgtGGTCTTTCTTTGTTTGAGGTGTGTTTGGCTTGTTTTTGTGTATATAGCCTGTACACGTAAGGCGTGCCCCTTCCTTTTTTGGTGCTTATTATTGCATGTTCTtgttgtctataaaaaaaaaaaaaaaaaaaaaaaaagcctcaaAGCTATAAGCCTCGTTGGGATGAGGCTTAACCCTCAATTACCCTAGTTGAGGCTATAACTGCAAGGCTAATTTGTAGAACCTCGCCTTGAGGCAAGTCTCGGGGCATAAGCCTCAATGGCCTTTTAAAACATGGGTAAATAGATGCTTTATGTGTAAAAAGGAGGAAGAATTCATCGACGATATGTTTCTTCATTGTGTTATAATTGGTTTCCGTTGACAATtggtttttttccttatttgggTCACAGTGGGTGATGCATTCTTCAATTAGGTTGATGTTGCTAAGTTGGAATGGGGCTCAAGTAGGGAAAAGGCAGAAGAAAGCTTGGTTAGCTGCCTCATTGTGTCTTTTCTAGACCATTTGgcgtgaaagaaattggagggCATTTGAAGACGTGGAATTATCATATCAATTGCTAAAATCctcttttttgcttttctttttgaattacGTTAGGCACCATATAGAAGGAAAGTatcaattttattgattggttagaAGCTAAGTAATTGTTGGGCAggttattttctttgtttgccACCTTTCTTGGTCATTTTCGCTTGGTTCTCTTTGTATACTCCTAGTGTACTTTTGCAAGCTTAAGCTTTTCTGTTTTGTAccacccttctctctctctctctctctctctctctctctctctatatatatatatatatatatatatatatttatttatatt is a genomic window of Vitis riparia cultivar Riparia Gloire de Montpellier isolate 1030 chromosome 1, EGFV_Vit.rip_1.0, whole genome shotgun sequence containing:
- the LOC117923464 gene encoding uncharacterized protein LOC117923464, with translation MGLQWMVLGYVVAAEAAIALVITLPSPKLVKSRIVSLVSLLLSPLAGVIPFAAFQLLDIYWKNEHRLICTSETCTAGERDRYEKSIYKAQRNALLCGAACLLYWSICAICKYYKKIQSLEEVEKKYKDQ